The Candidatus Eisenbacteria bacterium genome includes a window with the following:
- a CDS encoding SPFH/Band 7/PHB domain protein: MLFFAGVRIIRPTHRGLLERLGKYNGYCDPGFHLIIPGVDRMVLVNTTEQMIDAEPQEIITNDNLNARVDAQVYFKVKQDEESVKASQYNVAKYSYQIVNLARTTLRNIIGTLTLKSANSERGKINDELHRILSVETAKWGLEIVRTELKEIDPPKDVQETMNKVVKAENEKIAAIDFATAQETQADGLKRSKIKEAEGVKQAKILTAEGEAAAIALVNEAADKFFVGNAVVMRKLEALEAALQHNTKFVLPEGKELVNVIGDLAGVPPVIPLRK, translated from the coding sequence ATGCTGTTCTTCGCTGGCGTTCGCATCATCCGCCCGACCCATCGCGGACTGCTGGAACGGCTCGGAAAATACAACGGGTACTGCGACCCCGGCTTTCACCTGATCATTCCTGGCGTGGACAGGATGGTGCTCGTGAATACGACCGAGCAGATGATCGATGCGGAGCCACAGGAGATCATCACGAACGACAATCTGAACGCACGGGTGGACGCTCAGGTCTACTTCAAGGTCAAGCAGGACGAAGAGAGCGTGAAGGCGAGCCAGTACAACGTGGCCAAGTACAGCTATCAGATCGTGAACCTCGCCCGCACCACGCTGCGCAACATCATCGGCACGCTCACCCTGAAGTCCGCGAACAGCGAGCGCGGCAAGATCAACGACGAGCTGCACCGCATCCTGAGCGTCGAGACGGCCAAGTGGGGCCTCGAGATCGTGCGCACCGAGCTCAAGGAGATCGACCCGCCGAAAGACGTGCAGGAGACCATGAACAAGGTGGTGAAGGCGGAGAACGAGAAGATCGCCGCGATCGACTTCGCAACCGCACAAGAGACCCAGGCCGACGGCCTCAAGCGCAGCAAGATCAAGGAAGCCGAGGGTGTGAAGCAGGCGAAGATCCTCACCGCCGAGGGCGAGGCGGCGGCGATCGCGCTGGTGAACGAGGCGGCCGACAAGTTCTTCGTCGGCAATGCGGTGGTGATGCGCAAGCTCGAAGCACTCGAGGCGGCTCTGCAGCACAACACCAAGTTCGTGTTGCCCGAGGGCAAGGAGCTGGTCAACGTGATCGGCGACCTGGCGGGAGTGCCGCCGGTGATTCCGCTGCGGAAGTAG
- a CDS encoding YbjQ family protein — protein MDPSMITTTFTLDGYRVVRTLGVVRGLTVRSRSVVGTLGASLQTLVGGNISLFTELCEKARDEAFQLLLTHAAERGANAIVGMRYDANEVMEGVTEVLCYGTAVVVEKA, from the coding sequence ATGGATCCCTCGATGATCACCACCACGTTCACGCTCGACGGCTATCGCGTCGTCCGCACGCTCGGCGTCGTCCGCGGGCTCACGGTGCGTTCGCGCTCGGTGGTCGGAACGCTCGGCGCTTCGCTCCAGACTCTGGTCGGCGGCAACATCTCGCTGTTCACCGAACTGTGCGAGAAGGCGCGTGATGAGGCGTTCCAACTGCTGCTGACCCACGCTGCGGAGCGCGGGGCGAACGCGATCGTCGGGATGCGCTACGACGCGAACGAGGTCATGGAAGGCGTCACCGAGGTGCTGTGCTACGGCACGGCGGTGGTTGTCGAGAAGGCCTGA
- a CDS encoding DMT family transporter has protein sequence MRYAGEFAALGTALCWALASNLFARAGETMGSAILNRLRILCAVVLLGATSWVMHGSPWPTWATPGATGLLALSGLIGFVFGDSFYFKALVILGPGQAAVLLSLAPAITALIGIPVLGEHLGLRAWCGIAITIAGVLWVVTGRRSDVAVHREGSWKVGVLAGVLGSLGQAVGYVISKQALRTGLDPVSATVIRVVAAAIGIGLLTISRRAVRETFTALRDRASVGFMVGGAVFGPFLGVTLSLAAIQRIEAGVAASITACYPILAMLIAAAFGRDRLTARALVGAAVTVAGVVVLFTR, from the coding sequence ATGCGCTACGCCGGTGAATTCGCCGCCTTAGGCACCGCACTCTGCTGGGCGCTCGCTTCGAATCTGTTCGCGCGCGCCGGCGAGACGATGGGTTCTGCGATCCTGAACCGCCTGCGCATCCTGTGCGCCGTCGTGCTGCTTGGCGCCACGTCGTGGGTGATGCACGGTTCGCCGTGGCCCACCTGGGCCACACCCGGGGCGACCGGGCTGCTCGCGCTCAGCGGACTCATCGGATTCGTGTTCGGCGACTCGTTCTACTTCAAGGCGCTCGTGATCCTGGGCCCCGGGCAGGCGGCGGTGCTCCTGTCGCTGGCGCCCGCGATCACGGCACTCATCGGCATCCCCGTGCTCGGCGAGCACCTGGGACTCCGTGCGTGGTGCGGCATCGCGATCACGATCGCCGGTGTGCTGTGGGTCGTGACCGGTCGACGGTCGGACGTCGCGGTGCATCGCGAAGGGTCGTGGAAAGTGGGCGTGCTCGCCGGCGTGCTCGGCTCACTCGGCCAGGCGGTCGGCTACGTGATCTCCAAGCAGGCGCTTCGCACCGGGCTCGATCCGGTCTCCGCGACCGTGATCCGAGTGGTTGCCGCGGCGATCGGCATCGGCCTGCTCACGATCTCGCGGCGCGCGGTGCGCGAGACCTTCACGGCGCTGCGTGATCGCGCCTCGGTCGGGTTCATGGTCGGAGGGGCGGTATTCGGGCCGTTCCTCGGCGTGACGCTCTCGCTCGCCGCGATCCAGCGCATCGAGGCGGGTGTCGCGGCCTCGATCACGGCGTGCTACCCGATCCTCGCCATGCTGATCGCGGCCGCGTTCGGCCGCGATCGCCTCACTGCGCGCGCGCTGGTCGGCGCGGCCGTCACGGTCGCGGGCGTGGTGGTGCTGTTCACGCGGTAG